The genomic region CCTATCCAAATATTTGGTGGTGACACTAATCAATAATGAACCTCTTGCAAGTGTGGTTTTATGGGTGCATTGGTTTGTGGGGTAATGAACAATACAAAtaagtaaatttattttattttatctaaaagaACTTGTTTGCATAAAATTATCTCTATGTTTTCCCTCTTGTTtgtcaaattttttattttctcattcaTGATACTATGTGAGAGACAATAGATTTTATTCAGGTTACAAGGGTAGACCTAACGAGTCTGTTGATGCTCGATCTCTCAAATTTCCAACTATTCCCTCAAGTTCTCTCttgttttatatttaatttattatatttttgttaGTCCCATAAGATGTTGATGCATTATTGGAGGGTTTTGTTATGATTTGTTCTTCAACAAGGTTTTGATGGTGATCAATTGGTGGTGCATTATCAACTccttaaaatttaaaaattcactCAAAATCTTATTAAATCTAATATGCAATCAAAATTTTAcactacaaaacaaaaaaacattatCTGTACAATTTCATGGTGACATTTTGGTGTCCAAATGATAATGTAAGGCCTATCCCACAACATGAGCATGCTTGAAAATAATTGTACTTACCCACAGGCATCTGATACTATTTTCAATCATCATCAAATAAGGAGAAAGTGTAACAACAAAGATCCCATAAAAGGCCATTAATAAGATTTCCACATCCTATTAAACCTTTTGAGTTGGCGGATCCTAAGATCTATTGCCTTCGTGTCATTGGTGAAATTCGATCCAATGTAGTATGGAGTAGCTCCTAACATCTACACTTGGATGGTAATGGAAAGACTAGTGAAGGCCTATATACTATGAGGAGCTCCTATAATCTATCACCTCTATGCTATTGATGATAGCCAACTAGAGCCTAATATATGATGGTTAACCCCTAGCATCCATAACCTACATAGTACTAGTGACAACCAACTAGACTGCACCTATATTATATCATAAATAACTCTTCACATCCTTCACCTCTGTGCTATTGGTGAAAGTTGActaatcattaaaaaaaaacatagcaCTTAGCATCCATCACTTACATGATACTTGTGACAACTAGCTATTTGTCGGCCCATCTTATAGTTAAGTAGACATAATCCACATGTCACAAGGGTTCACAAATACTAGTGAAGTGATCCTAGATATATATCACATATAGTGATCCACAAACCTATACATTTTGAGCTCAAGTTACTGACACATGATTAACAAACATGAGTTGGTGGCTACTCAACATATTGCATAATAATACTAATTTATAAAGTAATATAGTCCATTCACTTGATTCAAATGTTATTTGAGAAcacattatttattaataaaagacAAACTCATGACAATGATAGTAAACAATGGTCTAACTCTAAGTATACAACATTTTGCATATTACCAATCATTAGTCTTATCATGCATTTATCAACCAAAATGACAGAGAAAAATGCCCAATGATATTCAATAATACTTTATTGTTGATTGTCCACAATTagttataaattaataaataacttTGTCCTAATATTAGGATAAATTAGGTACATATATAGAGCAAGTAGGTTTTCCCTACCTAAATTAAGAGTTGTTCACACCATGAAATCCTAGTGGCTTAACTCAACATGGTcaataaaatatatgtacaagtttTGTTGACTCATTCATAGCCACTTAAAGGCAAAGTTTATCATGCCTTTATTTCAAGAATAATAGAACTTACCAATTCTTAAGGATAACCTATACCCTCCTACACTTGTTAATGATCGTAGTGTTCAACACATaagtttattattttaatttagatAATATTTTAGCAATTTTCACACATTCACATTGAGATGGACCCTACTAACAACAAATCCAAAAGTTCATACAAGATTGGAGTAGATTTTATAAATTATTCATAATTTCTTCCCAAAACCTCTTATAGGTTCATCCCATTGATATAAAGGATAAGGTGATTAATTCCAACAAAAAATTCTCTTTGTTTGTGAATGTGTAAGGCTATCCACAATATAATTTCATTTTTGTATAAACTATCCTAAAATAAATATACTCAAATAGTAAcactttgatcatttttgatatccaACACGAAACTAAAAAATAATATGATTCTTATACATTTTTTTTTCATCCACCACTAATTGAGAACTTTAGGCAACATTGTATAAGTACAAACATTTGGACAAAGATCTCTACAATACTATTGTGACATTTTTGAAACGGTGTACATCGAATACTCTTTTCACATTTGGCAAATATGATGATATTCAATCTAGTTTAAACATAGTGGATATGAAGCCTCTTTCCCTTGGTAATATGAGATTCAAAATAAAGTTATGTTGACTATTTAAGTTTACTAGTTTAATTTAGTCTGCCCCTAGCTTAGTTTACTAGTTTTCCAATGCGATCCCACCATGAAGAGTAGACAACAAAGGAGAGGGACGTCGTGTCTTAGTAATATTACTATAGCCCCTCTTTCCCTCTGCACCATCTCAATCTGAGGGATGATAATGATGTGGGCACTTCTACTTTACTCTTGACATTATCTAGAGGTGATTAAAAGGAAATCCAAACTATTGTCCATGTTTCCACCTCTGAGATTTTGGGGAATTGATTGTAATCTAAGCATAGCCATTTCTGGCATTGTAGAAAACAAATCATGAATTGTTTCTATGACCATGTATTATAAACTGTGAGTTAATTTAAGCATTCTTATTCATGCACACATTCCACCACCTAAATTGAGAGTAGTTAAATACAAAACTTCTTCCTCCAACTTGTGATCTTATCTTCCCCTTCTCGCACTCTTTCTAATCTGGTGACTAAAAAACACCTTACTACGAATTGCCAAAACGTGGAAAAAATGGTTGAGACGTTTTTCCCAACAGGCATTACCTAGACGTGACCAAAAGTAAATCCAAAACTAAATTATCTTACTCGTATCCACAACGATTAATACTCTACTTGCTGCAAATCGAATCAGATGTAATTCCCTGTCAGATTGAGTGCAACTAATTGTAATATTTAGGATAGCCACAAGAGGAGTGAAGGATTCAAATTTATGTAAACTTTGTGAAGATGTGACATTGAAATACAGACAAAATAACATAGAAAGCCGAGGTGGATGTAAGTGTTGCAATCATTTGGCATCATAGATTGGGACAGCTTGCCACACAATTAACTGTAGACCTTGAAAATAAAGAGCTGGTAAAGGATGGAGAGCAAATATTGCATGTTTCTATCAAGGCCTTAGTGAAGGATGCACTATGGAAAACAATATATCATATTCCTTTCTCAGAAGAGAATTTCAGAAGAACTAGCGAGCGATAACAGAAAAATGTCACCGAAAACAAATACTGGAAAATGCACTCCACACTAATCCAAATACACAAAATCCAGCAAAGAATTTTCATAATCAATGATTTTTAGCTATTAATGCTGTAGAATTCATCTGACATAATCGAGTCCATCTTGGAGCAAAGACTATAAGCAGCCATAAACTAAGAAGCGCACACAGATAGAAAATGGGTACAATCTAGCAGTAGCACCCACATTTTCTATGTAGAAATCAGACATTAAAAAGAATCTACATTTAATTTAGAGTAAGAGTACATCCTAGAATCCTGGCAATATGAATAGAACTTCATAGTCGAAATTCAAATCTCAAATAAAACAGAATGTGCATGTCATGACTCTAACGTCCAAAATCTAAGTACTAGAAAATTAATTATGTGTGTACATATTGGTCATGTTGTTCAACATTTGACTTCTTTCAGTCCATCTCTGAAATATATAAACGTTGGATCCGAGCTTCCTTCTTTATAATATGCAAACACCGGGGTACTGTCTTCCCTCATGGATTCACCAATAAAACTGCAGGAATAAGCACCACTAAACAGCTTCAAATTTTATTCTGACATAATAAATATAATCTAAAGTGAGATTGAACCAGAAGCTTCACTATTTTATGTTACATTTTGCTTTCTCAACAGATTATATTAAATAAAACAAAGGTTCATATAATCTAACGTCAAATTTTAAAGACAATATGAATAAAAGAAACATTAAAATCAGTAAATATCTTGTAAGGTTGCTCATGAAAATTATTAATGTATAATAAAGCAGATGACAAAAGGAATCATTCCTAGACGCCTCTTCAATTGGAATACCCTAGGCTACAAACAACGAGCTTGCAGTAGTATCAACTTTAGTTTTGAGTCTTATCCCTAGAAAGAAGAATATAATTGTAGGAACCTCTCAATTCAATATCAATGCAATGAAGAAAGGTGCTAGCCCAGTTGAAAACATTGTTTTAAGGGAAGCTACTCCAATTCAAAAGCATTAGATTTCTCTATTATTAGAGAGAAGCTAATAAAGCCACAGAACCCTTGCAAATGTAGGAGTTGTTCAAGCTCCTATAAGCTCAATTACAAGTACTCTTAATCTCCATTGCACATGAAACGCACTCATTATAAAAAGGCCTACAACTTTGCTGTGATGTCCCCTCTTTGAATAggatttaattataaataatactaataaaattaaaatacaaaagaataataagattaaaattaaaatatgaaaaataaaattaaaatttaattaagtttaatgaacggtaaaaaggcatgaaatgaaaagctgcgactccctcaaacatgagatataaaagggagaagagaacctcatttgaaagGAAGGGGGGAGTAAGAAGAAAGAAGGAGCATGTGAAACAAGGAGGGATTCATGAAAGTAGAAATGAATGGGCAGAAATGATCTTATACGATTGTATCTTGTCTAACCCTAGTATgtatatgttttatatgttatgattGCAGAATTCTAATCTAGGATCACATTATTTAAAGAGATATTTACTTggtaagatgtaaccctaaccctaatttgttgcatTTGCAATCCTAGGGAAAATTAGGAAGGGGACATACATTTGCAGGATACATTACGGTTAAAAGCAGCAGATTTTGATTGATATGATTCAAATAGTACGCTCAAACAAACAACAGGAGGACAAGGGCTGATATAGGATGTAAAACAATCATATTTGTTCGGTAGTTACATGTCTATTCAATCATCACTTCCATTCTTATACTCATTATAGGTGCTCTGTATTTCAAGTTCAAGAGAGGAAATAAAAGAATGGGGTTGCATCAGATTATGAACTAAGAAATAATTTTCTTGTGGAAACGAAAATCACATTAGCCACGGTTTGCTTGGTACTTGGAAACAGTTGCATTATAAATACAGCACAAAAGGAATGAAAGCATTGGTGGAAGCTGAATTCATGGGCATGTAGCAGTTCTGATTTCTAGCTGGGAGTATAGTAAAATGGATCCAAAGCATTAAATAATGTAAGAAAAAGGTGCTGCTGCTGGAATGTTTAAGGTCAGGAAGACAATGAGCCCAATATCAGTTTGGACTATAGTAGACAAGCATGGGGCCAGCTTCAAGGAAGAAAAAAAGGCAGGAACAAACCATCAATTGGAACCTTTAAACAAGTTTTTCATGGCCTTAGGAATTTTATCGTAGCCTCTGGCTTATCAATTTTACTAGTATGTTTAAAACATGCATTGATCACAAGACCGTGTGTCCAGGTTGATCCAAAAATGGATCTGTTTTGTTTGTAATTGCATGGAAACATGATCATGGCTCATAAGCACGTTTGCAtcaaaatctgaatttttttgataaatttgtATTCCTTTCAAACAAGTCATGCAatttaaaaatatgatattttgttATGAATTTTAATGCAAAAGTTATGCTTTCTGAAAGATGGAGGACAAGAAGAACATCCGAGAAAAATAAAAGCACCACTTTGTCTTTATGTATTTTTTTCCTCTTCTCAAGAGGAGAGGAATGTCCTGGTTTGTCCTTTCTTTCAAGAGCACTTGAAAAGTCACACTTTGTTTCTCTCATTTTCAAGAGGAGTGAAAGGTCACCGTTGTTTCTTCATTGCCAAGGCTAGAAGCAACTATataaagaaagaagagagataaaTGAAATCAAGGAGAAAATTAGAGAGCTTGTAAGTGATCTTAGGGACTGAAATTGTTGTTTCAATCTAGTTGTGTGTCCAAGAGGCCTAAGATCGTATTTTCCATTGAAGTTGTGGATTTTAAGTGAGTTTAAAATTACATTTTGCTAGAAATTATTTTCAACATAGATTTTTTAATGTAAATTCTTGAACTTCTTAATCGAGTATAGTGTTTTCTCATGTGCACATTGTAAGttaattaatggacaagttgataGCTAGTGCATAAAATATCAATCCCAGTTTATGGATCACAGGTGGAATAGGCTAATGTCTCTACTAATGTTATAACATATTTCTGCATAGAAAAAAGGTAAGAACTGTAAGATATTGGTAATAATTGTAAGGTATTGGTAatagaaaaaatttgaaattttggtaaAATAATTAGAGAATTTCACTCTTATGATGTGTTTTTGCCTTTTCAAAATCACGCCCATGGTAATTTGGtctgatttaattttatttatttattttgagagtGAGGTACCTGATGAATCCCTCTTTTTATCAAACACCAAAAATACAGAAGACTGTAATATAATAATAGAAAGGATAATGTACAAACAAGAAAGATGTAGTTAATTACAGACAATTGACTATAACCAAGCAAAAACAACCCAAAGATATTCGATTTCATTGTGTTTGTGATTATATATATTGAgtaatctctattatttctatAATAGATAGTTTCTAGCAGCATTAAGAAGATAAAACTCAAGAGTAAGCTCAAATACTACTCACAATTGAAGATCGTCCAGTTTTGAAAGAAGACATTTAACAGCTCCTTCAACATTTTCCTTGAACTCCTCTTGACGTTCTTCAGGCAGTTTTGGTGTAAGGCTCTTAATATAACGCTTAATATGTGCCATAAATGACTTCTTGTCAAAAGAGGGTTGCTCCTATCAAAGTAGGAGTGTGAAGTCAAATTCAAGGAAACATTTACTGAAAATAACATTGTAAGTGGACTTTATCAGTTGCACGCTTCGTCACTTACCTGTAGTCGAAATGTGTCAACAATGTCAACAACTTTAACTGGCTGGCCATCTACGCCTTCTTCATCTCCACC from Cryptomeria japonica chromosome 3, Sugi_1.0, whole genome shotgun sequence harbors:
- the LOC131065636 gene encoding translationally-controlled tumor protein homolog translates to MFRNMRYLIFDLTGDELLSDSFPYKEIQNGILWEVEGKWVIKGAIEVNIGANPSEEGGDEEGVDGQPVKVVDIVDTFRLQEQPSFDKKSFMAHIKRYIKSLTPKLPEERQEEFKENVEGAVKCLLSKLDDLQFFIGESMREDSTPVFAYYKEGSSDPTFIYFRDGLKEVKC